The nucleotide window cccccactagttatacttatgcactatgttatgaacttactttctgtgaactcgctcaactagtttgttgattatttgctgcatgccttgcaggaccttaggtatacttggagcttgcaccagaggagaagcgggtcgttgtggtcaagaacacgtgaatgcttattaaacgcttttacattcacacattgatacttatgttttgggttttacatttaatgcttccgctacatatacaacgtttggttttgaacatcagtcgtatctactattattattaaatgctatgtttgatatgattgatggcttgatcctggtcagtcacgcctccaagcggtggtactccgcgtgtgggattttgggggtgtgacatagagTGGATTGGATTTCACCTCCATCACCTATCAAATCCATGCATATTACTTCTTCAAATGTTATTGATACAAACTCCGATATGAATCAATTCATCGAAAGAGTCAAAAGTCACTACTTACTTTCTTCATCCAGTTCGATAACCTTGTAGGACACGTTAAGCTCGGAGAACAGTTTCTTCACGCTCTTGCAATAGCCACACCAAGTCTTGCTGCCAAAATCAAGTTAAAATTTCTTAGTACTTAATCACACAGCATCATTCATCAAGACAAACCAAGAAAGATAGCTTTGCATCTATACTTTCACGATTTGTCGTGAAAAAGGAACTTAACTGTTCTTACAGTAACAATTGTTATTAGGAATCAAGTTAAATTCCTAATTGCTGATCCGAGAGATTAGCTATAAATCTATGATAAACATAACATCATTCAGCAAGATAAACTAATCGAAAACGCTTGTTAGTAAATAAAAACTATAATACTCACCTTCTTTTGGTTAGGGGTGTTGTCGTATCTACATAAAGTTGAATGTCGGACAAATAAGGAACATTGTATTGAACAACTGAATCACTTTCATTCAACACAAGAGGAACTCCAGCTCCATATGCACTCCATTCCTTTAAAGACTCCCAAAGATCCCCAAGTACAAAATATAGGTTGTAATCGTTTACTTTATTCCTCCATCCCTTCATGCTAGTCTACATATATGATATATCAAATAAATCACCAATAAGATCGTGTTTTTATGCCACTCAACAAACTTAATCATAAGTGTTAATGTATTATCAATAGCCACATTCAAGTATCTTGAACACTAATATAATCGCTACTTTACTTGTATGCAACTTTAGCATCATCTAATTTCACAGCATCAGATGCTGAATTAGTAAACTAATATTAACTTTCTAGTAGAGCTAACACATCACATGCAAAATCATTGACAATACATAATGAACCACAATGATCAATTATTACTCAAAAACATGCATTGTTTCCTAATCCAGTCAAATTCATACAGTACAAATTTTGTTAACGACCCATGTAACCAATCATCAAAAAACACATAAACAACTTGCAATTTCTTCATTatcaaagtttttattttttcttgAATCTTGTTTTAATACATTTTAATGACTACCAATAatcaaaaactataaaaaatcacatttttataaCTACCCATGTAACCAATCATCAAAAAACACAGAACCAACTTGCAATTTCTTCATTatcaaagtttttatttttttcttgaaTCTTGTTTTGATACATTTTAATGCCTaccaataaccaaaacccaaaaaaaaacacatttttataactaCCCATGTAACCAATCatcaaaaaacacataaaaaacatGCAACTCCTCCATCATCAAACCATTTTAACTTAAAACTTGTAACAATACCTTAGGGAAATGCGGTTTAAGTCACAACCGGAGTCGTGTGTTAATTGAACACCCTACCTACACATCACATTGATTGTTTAAGAAGACcggaagaaaatgaaaaagaacaCCAAAAACACATCACATTGATTGTGTAAAGAAACACAATGTGAGTGTAATCAGCCATAAAAAGAGCTGAATTGGAGGCAACTGATCAAACACCAGGTAGGCAACCACTTTCTTAgacagttctgacccgtttaagagGCAACGTAGACCCTGGATTtgacataaacacataaacaacTTCAAAACACAACATATGaaataatacatataaaatgGGAGGCAATTGATCAAACACCTGGCAGGCAGCCACTTTCTAAgacaattttgacccgtttaagagGCAACGTAGACCCTGAATCTGAAATAAACACAAAATCAACTTCAACTTCAAAACACAATATCCGaaataatacatataaaatgGGAAGCAATTGATCAAACACCTGGTAGGCAGCCACTTTTTGAACCCACTGCAAAAACACATAaactttttttgttatttaaatatataatataacatCATATGAAACATTAAAGAATTTTGTTACTTGTCCAATTTTCACTTGACCATAGCATTTTTGTTGATGTAAGAGGGATCATCTCTCTTAATATgactacaaacatatcaaacaaattTCATAGAATCATCAGCTATTGTTTGAAACTCAAACGTTACGAAAGAGATTAGGTCACTGATTCTTACCAGATTTAGCGAGAGAAGAATAGACAGAAGCAATCAATTTGGAAGATAATGATCTCAATCCGGTGTTCAATGCCATTAGAGTGTATAATAACACCAATAAACACACAAATTAGAACAATGAACTGCTTAAAACCTCATATAAAAAAGAATTAGCGGcttaatcaacaacaacaacatacaAATCATACAAccaaattagggttttcttataaCAAATACAAAATCACAAACAGAGATGGAAACCAACTTACCTATGATTCAGTTTcgaaggatgatgatgaagataaatCAAAACAGGCGACTTCAGTGTTCCTTTGAAACCTCCGATTAAAAGCCCTAAATTGTATATAGAACGTAAAATTGGAAACGCTTCTATAATTTCCAAAAACATCTTCCGGTAATTGATTAATTATTCAACCTTCCATATATAATCAAAGGAGACTTTGAAAGAAGAATGAAGGAATTGATTAATTGAATGAGAATAGAGAGAATAGAGAAAAATGACGCTCAAAAATGAATTATCTGGCTAAAGAGATATGCCACATAATGGTCAATTGGTCAACATTATTTTGCTTTAATATAAGAGATAGATGTAAATTTTGATAATTTTTTTATAGATTAATGCTTTTATTATCTATAATTATATCGTATAGTCGACGGATTATGCATTAAAGACATAATATATGCAAGCTaagaaaccaaaaaaaaaaattaataattagggtCAGGATTTATGGAAAACGGTGAAAaatgtgagaacagtgagaacgattttggtgttgACATGTTGCATCGATTCTAATTTACACtaagggtaatattgtcaaaaaacaaactcacatgaactgggtgttcaaataaaacgccataaaaacacgcaattcagaaaaaaaaaacgcTATGAAAATACCCAGTTGAAAATGTcataaaacacctagttcagaaaaacgccatgaaatacctagttaaaatgccaaaaaaacacctagttcagaaaaacgccatgaaaatacctagttaaaacgccataaaaacacctagttaaaacgccataaaaacacctactTTAGAAAAACGCCATGATAATacttagttaaaacgccataaaacactcagttcagaaaaaaaaccataaaaaaccagttcatttttttcgaaaagtatatcaatagtatacttgttggaaagataaaaaaatgctgagttttatggtgtaattgtttttagaaaaataatcacgtataaaaagttattagcgtttaaatatgatgtggggaaatgacatgtgattagcatgtgtaCCAATAAAATCAATTTAATTACAAAatcaatttaattaataatagtTACACTATACTATTCTTAacaatatttatatacacacacttCCTTTGATTTATCCAATAAAATTTCTGTTACCTAGTTGCAATAATAATATTTAGTACTATTATTCCACGACAAAACTTAATTTCGTTCATCTATTATAATTAGGGAAGCTTTGACCATTCTCATCACTATTCAATGTTATGTGTGTAACTATAGAGTTAAGCATGTCATCCTTTACATACCTTACTAATAGCTTGGTTAAAGGAGAGATTTGATAGTTGTTATAACTTACTAACAATACACCCTTTTATCTAAAACTATATTGGAAGTTCTCGTGTTACAACCTTTAAAATACCgctcaaaaattaaaaaaaaaaaaatctaaaactaCCATAATGGTCTGGATCAAACAATGTTTAGATATATTCCATGTGTGGAGGTCATGAATAGCCGAGCCACAATAAATTGAAAATTGTTTATGATAATATATGTATAAAGGCTAAAAAAAGATTAACAAGCAACTTGCTTGTAACATGCATGCATACATGATACATCTAAACCTAAAGCACCTAAGCAcaattaatataatatataatattatgTATAAATGCTTAAAAAGAAGTAACAATCAACTTGCCATATATTAGCATACATGCATGCATCTAAGTAACCTAAAGCGCCTTGACATTGATATTAGGATAATCACACTATCGCACGTACATCACATCCAGGAATATAACACTAAGAAAGCAAGATTACATTGTCCAAAATCACTCCATATATTGATATACATAACCGCTCCAACCCCCGCGCTCAGGTAGGACATTCAATGCAAACTTACTCTCTCCATTCGTTATATTCATTTCCCAATCGTAAAAGATCCAAATAATTATTCTCACACCATATCGTGATATCTAACCTCTTGTGACGAGACTAACGCTTCTTTTCTATTTTAAATCTAATTTGAGCTTGACATAAAAGAATGTCAACTCTCAAGCATCTTACTAGCCTAGCCTTCACAGCATATACAATATAGAATGTCGGCTCGACTCGTTGGTGGTGGTCGGTGTGGGGTGGAgttgagtggtggtggtgaggatGGTGTTGATGAAAAATCTATTGGTCGCGGCTGGTGATGAATAGGAGAGAGAAAATGCTcgtagagagagaagagagagatgagagagTGTATAAATGTGTTTTGTGTTATATATCgtatgtatatattatatattgtGTTATATATCGTATGTATATAATTAAAATATCTTTATAGGTCAAATTACAAAATATCCTTATTTTTATATGTAAAGTTACCCAAATACCCTTCTATTTAACTTACATTTTTAATGGAGTTAGTGTCGGAGAGCTAAGTGGAAAAAAAAGTAGTAACTATGGGGAGCAAAAaggctatttttaaactactgGGGTAAACCCATTAAAATGACTAAACTATATGGAGCAAAATAGAAGTTAACTCTATTTGGAATTAACATGATGAGTTTGAAGTAAGTGGAGATGATAATAGAGGTATACCTAATTTGATATGTAAAATATGCTTATCTATTTTTCTATCTTATAATTGGTATTTGTAATACTGTACTTGACTCTAATGTTTTAGGGGGAGCGGGGTGCATGCGGCAAGCATGCGAGGAACCCGTTTGCCGCACGGGAGAACCACCGCCATCACCAATATTGCCTGCGGGGAGGTGATTTGCGAGGTATTGTTGCCGCATGCCTTGAATGTGAGAGAGAGGGATAAAGGTGGGGCCTATTAGTATTCAACCAATCATgccttttatttatttttattttagaaAATGATTTAAGTGAAATCACCTCTTGTGTTTTTTGATAAGTGTGGCGTATGAGAGGAGAATTTACATGGCACATCATGATTTGATGGGTGAAAATTTCTCCCCGTCTCATGAGTGGTGCACGTCTTTCACCCTTATGTTCAGAACTCACATACACTTTATATTCTACACGTAGTGAGACATGAACTAGCCAACCTAATTGGAAAAAAAATGAATACACTTTAGTATTATGAGATCAAATGCTCTTTGATCATGCGCATATGTTGGTTCCTCTCACTATTTTGTTAGTTTATGATAGTGATATTTTATACTCCATTTCTATATTCAACCAAGAAATTCTTTTTGACCATTGCAAAAGAATAAAAGATAATGATATACTTTGCCCCGTTATCCAAATAACCCAACATCCACCATTCTATATATAATGTAGTTAAAATCGTTAAATAATATTACATACATAAAGCATTTCTTGACAAGAaaataattaaaaagaaaaagagtTATACAATTCAATTTCAACTTGTTGTCTGTCTTTAGTTTTTTAAAGGTTTTTATCTTATCTAATtggttatataaatataatatataaaaaggTAACCTTTGACAATATTGTGTTTTAGGGCAtacaagaaaattaaaaaaagaattaTACGATTCAATTTCAACTTGTTTCTGTCTTTAGTTTTTAAAGGTCATTTGTTCATAAGCTGAGTTTTATCTTATCTAATTGGTTATATAATAAAAAGGTAATTTCCTGACAATATTGTGTTTTTGGGCATACAAAATGTAAACTATCATAACTAAAATTAAATAAacagttaattacacaaatgggtcctgtggtttatacctaatttcgcctttgttactaactattttttttaacaggtttaggttctatggtttcagttttgtaacgcctttgggtactaacaccaaaattagttaattattgactaaaatacccttgcatttttttaagtttatcaatgtaacacatttgggtactaacacctaattttatttaagtttaaatcaattttacaaaatctatttattttttttattttcatctttttattatatctcttaattaacataaaatctatttatttattttttcatatttttattaaatttcttatttaacataaaactatgaagctaggtattttagataaaactatatagctaggtattttagataaaacaaaaaaaaattaagcctttttttaactagtttttttgtaaaaaagatatttaatttacgtaaaactatatagctagtagattttactggtgcaactagtaaattttatgtaaattaaatatttttctaaaatagtaaaatgtaaatgaacaaaaaaacgagttaaaaatggcttaatttttttacatgaaagatatttgttattattattatcaatcatatatatccaaaattgaaaacgagtaaggtttacattatttacaatgagtaagaaatttaatttacataaaactatatagctaatagattttatttaaaaatctatttaaaaaactactggtgtaacaagtagatttatgttaaataaaaaatttaataaaaatatgaaaataaaaaaaaataaatagactttatgttaattaagagatataataaaaagatgaaaataaaaaaaataaatagattttataaaattgatttaaacttaaataaaattagatgttagtacccaaatgtgttacattgataaacttaaaaaaatgcaagggtattttagtcattaattaactaattttgtgttagtacccaaaggtgttacaaaattgaaaccatagaacctaaacctgacccaaaggcgaaattaggtataaaccacaggactcatttgtgtaattaactcttaaataAATGTTTGGATAAATGTATTTTTTAATGGCTGATATATGTCATCTATATTTGATAATAAGCAAgttgaaatgaatagtgatttaaCGTGGTTTTGTTTTCTCATTGGGCTTTCTGGGCAGTGACTTTTTTGTGCCTTCTGCTCACTCCATGTTACTATCAGATCCAACAATCTTAAAAACCAGACATTAAAcatattgagagagagagagagagagagagagagagagagagagagagagagagagagagagagagagagagagagagagagagagagagagagagagagagagagagagagagagagagagagagagagagagagagaggtgtgtgagagggagagagaaagcgaggctagaatccTTTACTTAAAGAAGATCAATAATAAGGCTAGTGGATGTGGTTTAAAGCCCATATGTGCTTTATCACACCAAGTAAGCGTCACgtagattttgagataaaaatgacgCCCCCTTTAACAATGATGGTGTGGAATAAAGCCCCACTAGCGTCCCCacctaattaaatattaaaaaagaaagaaaaaataaacaaaatctgATTGGTTAAGAGGCATGGGGCCCACCAGATGCACCCATTCACGGTCGTTAGTGGGCTGGCGGACAAGGGTAGCGCCCCCTTGGTAACGTGCCGAGAGTGAGGAAGGGCGTCAAAGGGCGCTATTTTTACCGAGTTGGCGGGGTGACACAAGGACACACCTCCTAACctataaaacaaaaacagaataaCCCTTGGAAATGGATTTGTTAAGAGCCAATAGCCGTCCCTCTACAATGATAGCCAGTTCTTTTATGGAATCCAATATTACTTTTCACCTAACTAacttaatttatgttatgtgtatTTATTTGAATTCGATAATgtgattttattttataaacattaACTTAGATTTGTAACAACAATAAGGATAACTGGATAAAAAAGGAACATCAACAAGTTTACTTTTAGATATATTTAGTCATCAATGTATGTGTGACAAGCTTTTATCTAGATagtaaataaaataacccaaatagATTTCTGCATCCATTTTAGTTTATGAACATGGATGACAAAAAATCTAAACCCTAAAAGGAAACCTGAAAACAAAAATAGTATGTGAAAATTAAACTATGTATGAGTTAATTATAAGTATTCTGTATTTTCACAATTATGTATAAGTGATAACATACACGTTTAGTCACACTATAACACAATATTTTGAACTTGTTATGAACTTAAAGTTGTTAAAATCTATAATTGCTAGAATTGTATTTGAGTATGTAATATTTTATGCCAATTTTCGGGATTAGCTTGTGATAGGTGATCGAAATCTCAATGGTAAATTTTAACCACCAAAGATCCTAAAAGGAGATCCCGATACCCGCAAGGAGACCACCAACCTGACCGAATAATGAGTATCGGTCACTTCAGTTGATATGAAACCAAGTTATCAAAGATTGTACCAATACAGCAATACCCGCAAGGAGACCACCAATTTGACCGAATAATGAGTATCTGTCACTTCAGTTGATATGAAACCAAGTTATCAAAGATTGTACCAAAATCGATCCACTCATATTTACAAATTTACATATTTTCTTTGAACGTAACAAATATATGACTCACTTTTAACTTGTCACTTGTATACCAACTTTATGTTAATAAATTATTCATTGGGAATTTTAATATTTAGAAATGTAACGAGTAGTTGATTTTATGCATTAGAAAACATTTATAGTGTGTTGCAACCCCTAAAaaagccgttcaaaaaaaaaaaaaaattatagtaATTTATGAGTATAAGGCCATGGGGTGTACTCTACATGACATGACATGTTAACTAACATTGCAAACCACCCTCTCCTTGTGTTAAAGGGCATTAAATGggttatgtgttaacatgttaacccaaTGATAAGATATTGaattaattattattgttttttttagaCCAAAAACCATTAAAAGATAGGGTTATATGAAGTTAATGGGATTAAACCATTTCTTTGGAGCGAGACAAAGTGAAATGAGGAAAAAAAGTTGACGTATCACTTAGGTGGAGTTAAGATAGGTTAAAGTATACCCAAAGGTCTAAAGtgaataaataaaatttgtttatAGTAAAATTTGATAAAAACCAAATCtcaagatgtgacgataggctcagctagactagtagatttgcgataacgatacaaacctaaatgaaaaagcctagttctagtgggaaacatgattgaaagcatagtacttagttttgtccttcttgattgtgtgcctactcGCTGATTGTCAAAagacataaaactggttaagtttgtgaactttcacaactttgctaaAAGTCGTTGTGATTGTGCATTTctttttgcaaagatttaaacttgtcttatttctttattttgtttaagcatcggacatcctctgcgtatatgtgagtatcgacctggatgttgttgcctaaacgttctgctttattttctttggtgtttcgtttgagctttggatcacctctgcgtatacgggagtatcgacctggtggttaaagcctaaacaacttcaacttgtttttattttcttattttgtttaaacattggactttctctgcgtatacggaagtatcgacctgattgttaatgtttaaacattctgctttattttcgcacAATTCACAGTTGACGAaaaaagtttaaaggcattacttgagttagtgtattgcatgatgaggggatatgctgagattgtggggtccataagaacttagtgctaTTTAAATATACCTTAAAgtatcggtaagcattttgaaaatttttagattgagtttaagtggacaacaatatcgtcaatcttcgtgaatcgtttagagcttaaaatgattaaaagcttaacggtgcgtgtgatgcatcttaaaaactgatatgatcctctttcgcaaactcacaaaaatatgtttgtacatatttcatttctgcattttatgtttcatattttgaaaatccaaaaagattttcaacaactgatgatgaagagctgatattcaaaaatttcaagtgctgaacatgatgaacaggtttgggagtgtGAGATTAACAGAAGGAATTTGTTTCAAGAAAGAAAATTTTGATTAGTTAATCAGGGacattagtttgaacttgatgtaactatttCTAGTATGTTTTTCTTATTGATTTAAGTAAAAACTTATGTTTCGGTGAGAAGTGTGCAGGAAATGAGCTTAACAAAGACAAAGCTAGGATTTGATCTCAAGGTGATAGCAAATTCCAGATAGCGATCCCATCATgaggaaagggggagtctgacgaggctAGAGCCAAAGAGAAGAAGATTCTGGATAATATGAAAAGCTGTGAAATGGAAaagacagacaacgatcctaaagctgatgatgctgatgatctgaagaaatgccagcatatcgcaagggggagtctgaaggctTGCAAGAAAAGACTGAGAGTGAAGCCtagagactgataaagactaaagattgtgaagactcgacacttaagactcgtcaacatctgagggggagtctgttggtgcagtcatctgtcgtcttcgtcttatgtcgagtctcgggttcgttgcagaTCTGATCAGGCATGAAATCAAGAAATTTGAAGGCTGGTCGTTTGAAAGAAGCTGTCCGTTTGAAATGTAATGTATCCGTTTGAGATTGCTGTCCGTTTGAAGCCCTTCCGTTTGAAGGGTGACCGTTTGAAGGATGGCATGTCATCTTCAAACGGTCAGGGGTCTCCTATATATAGCCTtcaaacggattcatttgtaacgttctgatttccgacggcgaagctccgtcgaggtgtctccgtgactgtatttgctttataattaatacaagagacaattaatagtgaatccaagctaaacgaagaccaaatcaatgtattccgcctctgattcggtctaagcgctcttctgatcgactcatcaggacgtctcacgatcctacaattggactttctctgcgtatacggaagtatcgacctgattgttaatgtttaaacattctgctttgttttcgcacaattcacagttgataaaagtttaaaggcattacttgagttagtgtattacatgatgaggggatatgctgagatcgtggggtccataagaatttagtgcaaaattaatataccttaacgtatcggtaagcatttcgaaagtttttagattgagtttaagtggacaacaatatcttcaatctacgtgaatcgtttagagcttaaaacgattaaaagcttaacggtgcgtgtgatgtgtcttaaaaactgatatgatcctcttttgcaaactcacaaaaatatgtttgtacatatttcatttctgcatttaatttttgcatttatgtttcatattctgaaaatccaaaaagattttcgacaactgatgatgaaaagcagatattcaaaatttcaagtgctgaacatgatgaacaggtttgggagtgtGAGATTAACAGAAGAATTTTGTTTTAAGAAAGAAAAATTTGATTAGTTAATCAGGGACATTAGTTTGAAGTTGATGTAACTATTTCTAGTAAGTTTTTCTTATTGATTTAAGTAAAAACTTATGTTTCGGTGAGAAGTGTGCAGGAAATGAGCTTAACAAAGACAAAGCTAGGATTTGATCTCAAGGTAATAGCAAATTCCAGATAGCGATCCCATCATgaggaaagggggagtctgacgaggctAGAGCCAAAGAGAAGAAGATCCCGGATAATATGAAAAGCTGTGAAATGGAAaagacagacaacgatcctaaagctgatggtGCTggtgatgtgcgtgtagtgtaatatatttttgatgtatatttaagcccctttttacacttttagccaagttttaaatttataaaacacgatattcactaacactaaacacacatatgggcaagtgcacccatcgtggacgtagtatagtgttggtaagataccgaggtcgtccaaggacacaagagcttttaataccggtttatcctcaacgtctaatcaaatcaaaaagtgagaaaaatgttttaatctaagaaaataaaaactaactaaatgctgaaaaataaaataaaataaaaacagatagacaagatgaatcacttggatccgacacgtgtattagtataacctttgattattttcgcacttttgcacttgtttaagagattatcttagttattgtagtaggcccctcttttgaaggcgacgttaccctcaacccagtagtttgagtcagcaaggatacaatcctaaagggtcggattattgaaagataatgaattaagttattaatgcaaattgtggtaggccccgttttcggcggtgacgttaccctcggctaagtagtctgagtcagcagggatacagtcctaaatagccgggttatagtattaatagtagttaacttatgagggggtcaaagagtttggatccccgccatccaatacctatgggcattgaaggagatcctactaaatttgacccaggtcccaagcaggacctctaaacgctgaacaagggcaagacccttaccaaaccgttcccttaacccccgaccaggtagccaacatacctccatatagaccgtggagatatgaatggtgaaaatcttttattttatatagacagtaaaataacgccaagacacctcggacaaacgataaggaaagatcaccttcaacataagtaactagttattaaagtcattaatacaaaaccaaataaaaagtgcaaaagattaaaaataaaaa belongs to Helianthus annuus cultivar XRQ/B chromosome 5, HanXRQr2.0-SUNRISE, whole genome shotgun sequence and includes:
- the LOC118492232 gene encoding glutaredoxin-like, giving the protein MKGWRNKVNDYNLYFVLGDLWESLKEWSAYGAGVPLVLNESDSVVQYNVPYLSDIQLYVDTTTPLTKRSKTWCGYCKSVKKLFSELNVSYKVIELDEESDGGEIQSTLSEWTGQSIVPNVFIGGKHIGGSDDIMEKHRAGKLVPLLTEAGAIVNASAQL